A window of Paenibacillus sp. 19GGS1-52 contains these coding sequences:
- a CDS encoding glycoside hydrolase 43 family protein — protein MSTAIITNPIMWADVPDVDVIRVGPVFYMVSTSMHFMPGCPIMKSVNLMDWEIVNYVYDTLEDNEAHRLQDGKGIYGSGSWAASLRYKEGIFYVCFSSNDMDRFYVYRTEDIEHGTWERSVIPGLYHDPGLLLDDDNRNYVIYGNGDIHIKELTEDLTAVKPGGTDQLLIEGEREDIGLRIEGCHAYKLNGYYYLFFIEWPRTGNMRRRQIGYRSRGLPGPYERKIMLDDDLGYHNKGVAQGGIVDTLDQDWYAVLFQDHDAVGRIPCVLPVSWENDWPIIGMNGSVPQVVQTKLPAAEPKPLVISDEFDYETNRLALNWQWNHNPDHGLWSVTERPGHLRLRTGQFTDSILFARNTLTQRTEGPACSAETVLEVSGMKPGDRAGLVALQNGFGTVGVAAGEQGEFSVTMCINGGDGSEETVESIMFTGERVYLKIDFNFEDSLDQAQFFYSEDGTVWKPIGRTLHMKYTLDHFMGYRIGLFNYATKQSGGYADFDYFHYHRRS, from the coding sequence GTGAGTACTGCGATCATAACCAATCCTATCATGTGGGCAGATGTGCCGGATGTGGACGTCATCCGGGTTGGGCCTGTGTTCTATATGGTCAGCACCAGCATGCACTTCATGCCGGGCTGTCCGATTATGAAATCCGTTAATTTAATGGATTGGGAAATAGTGAATTATGTATATGATACCTTAGAGGATAACGAGGCCCACCGACTGCAGGACGGCAAAGGTATTTACGGAAGCGGCTCTTGGGCGGCATCCCTCCGCTATAAGGAAGGAATCTTCTACGTTTGCTTCTCATCCAATGACATGGACCGGTTCTATGTCTACCGGACAGAGGATATTGAGCATGGGACATGGGAGCGTTCGGTAATCCCCGGCCTTTATCATGATCCGGGACTGCTGTTGGATGACGATAACCGCAACTATGTGATCTACGGGAACGGTGATATCCATATTAAGGAGCTGACGGAAGATCTGACAGCGGTGAAGCCGGGCGGAACCGATCAGCTGCTGATCGAAGGCGAACGAGAAGACATCGGCCTGCGGATCGAAGGCTGTCATGCGTACAAGCTGAATGGCTATTATTATTTATTCTTCATTGAATGGCCGAGAACCGGAAATATGCGCAGGCGTCAAATAGGCTATCGCTCACGCGGGCTTCCGGGTCCCTATGAACGGAAAATTATGCTGGACGATGATCTGGGCTATCATAATAAGGGTGTGGCGCAAGGCGGCATTGTCGATACCCTGGATCAGGATTGGTATGCCGTGCTGTTCCAGGATCATGATGCTGTCGGACGGATCCCCTGCGTACTTCCTGTGAGCTGGGAGAACGATTGGCCGATCATCGGGATGAATGGTTCAGTACCTCAAGTTGTGCAGACAAAGCTTCCAGCTGCGGAACCTAAGCCTCTGGTAATCAGCGATGAGTTCGACTATGAGACCAACCGGTTGGCCCTGAACTGGCAGTGGAACCATAATCCTGACCATGGGCTATGGTCTGTGACAGAACGTCCGGGCCATCTGCGGCTCCGCACCGGTCAATTCACAGACAGCATCCTATTTGCACGCAATACGCTGACGCAGCGTACGGAAGGCCCAGCCTGCAGCGCGGAGACAGTGCTGGAGGTTTCAGGTATGAAGCCCGGTGACCGGGCAGGCCTGGTGGCGCTGCAGAATGGGTTCGGTACTGTAGGTGTTGCTGCGGGAGAGCAGGGAGAGTTCAGCGTTACTATGTGCATCAACGGCGGTGACGGCAGCGAGGAGACGGTGGAGAGCATCATGTTCACCGGTGAACGGGTTTATCTCAAAATTGACTTCAATTTTGAGGATAGTCTTGACCAGGCACAGTTCTTCTATTCGGAAGACGGGACAGTGTGGAAGCCAATCGGCCGGACGCTGCATATGAAATATACGCTGGATCATTTTATGGGGTATAGAATCGGATTGTTCAACTACGCGACCAAGCAGTCCGGCGGTTATGCCGATTTTGATTATTTCCATTATCATAGGCGGAGTTAG
- a CDS encoding AraC family transcriptional regulator, translated as MPKIHYVEFDATHSDDFVFNIPEGHDAWLLVLTQTAALFEVNGELKEYPAHSAVLYPPKHHIYYRACSKRYINDWVRFDADESYITENVLPIGVPFSLPDPSYCHQLFQLLTFEHTFQNDYRELSIDYLFRIIFNKLCEASEDKLSPQYYNLLNLRKALYNNPGHPWTVPAMAEYLHISAGYLQTIYKSTFGISCMEDVIHCRIRLAKEKLGYGPHKISEIATICGYANVEHFCRQFRQLTGYSPRAYRETLSSKEQNVQTEL; from the coding sequence ATGCCCAAGATTCACTATGTTGAATTTGATGCTACTCATTCTGACGATTTTGTCTTCAATATACCCGAGGGCCATGATGCCTGGCTTCTGGTACTCACACAAACTGCGGCGTTGTTTGAAGTGAACGGAGAATTGAAAGAGTATCCGGCCCACTCCGCTGTCCTGTATCCGCCAAAGCACCACATCTATTACCGTGCCTGTTCCAAAAGATACATTAACGACTGGGTCCGTTTTGATGCGGACGAGTCTTATATTACAGAAAACGTCTTACCTATCGGGGTTCCCTTTTCGCTCCCGGATCCCAGCTATTGCCATCAGCTGTTTCAACTGCTGACCTTTGAGCATACATTTCAGAATGACTACCGGGAGCTTTCCATCGACTATCTGTTTAGAATAATCTTCAATAAGCTCTGCGAAGCCTCCGAGGATAAGCTGAGTCCCCAATATTATAATCTTCTGAACTTGCGCAAAGCTCTTTACAATAATCCCGGCCATCCCTGGACCGTTCCAGCCATGGCAGAGTATCTGCACATAAGCGCAGGCTATCTACAAACCATATATAAATCCACCTTCGGAATCTCCTGTATGGAGGATGTCATTCATTGCCGGATCCGGCTGGCCAAAGAAAAACTTGGCTACGGTCCGCATAAAATTTCCGAGATCGCCACGATTTGCGGTTATGCCAATGTGGAGCATTTCTGCAGACAGTTTCGTCAGCTTACCGGCTACTCCCCCCGAGCTTACCGGGAAACACTCTCCTCCAAAGAACAAAACGTCCAGACAGAATTATAA